Below is a window of Salvelinus fontinalis isolate EN_2023a chromosome 31, ASM2944872v1, whole genome shotgun sequence DNA.
AACAGCTGCCGTCCATCCACATGAACACTAACAGCTGCCGTCCATCCACATGAACACTAACAGCTGCCGTCCATCCACATGAACACTAACAGCTGCCGTCCATCCACATGAACACTAACAGCTGCTGTACACATACACTTTCTACTTTGTGCAAATGTTTTTTGGTGAGGTAATAGGAGCAGCACCTTGTTCTTGTTCAGTGGGGACTAAATAGGAAATGGTTTTGAAATGGGCAGTCTTCTAAGATGAATAATAGATATATTGGATTGCTGGTAGTACGGCCCCGGTTTCAAAACAAGGTCCTGGTTTGATACATATTGCAGTTCCATATGTATATTGTATAGCAAGTCCATAAAGTATCACAATCCTCAGCGGTATAGAGATGTTTGTTGTTGCACGTCTAGCCTTATGTGGATTAGCAGTGGTGGTTGTCTCCTCTGTACTAGGTGGAGCTGGCTCTGTGGGATACAGCTGGCCAAGAGGACTACGACAGGCTTCGCCCCCTCTCCTACCCCGACACTGACGTCATCCTCATGTGCTTCTCCATTGACAGCCCAGACAGTTTGGgtgaggtcacacacacacactcagacttgCCCTCTGTCTTACCATCATCAGCACAGTTTCCTTTTATGTCCATTGCCATTACGGGAATAAAGGTGGTTTGTTCAGCCAATTCTGGCTAGTGAAGTACTCACTCACACATAAGCATAAGACAGCAATAGCTCTTCTCCAACCTTCTGTACTGTACACTACCTACAGCTGGCTTAACGTACTGGGGCATTGGCGCGTGTGCCTGTCTGACCCCCCCCCAACCTTTTGCTCTTTTACAGAGAATATTCCAGAGAAATGGACTCCCGAGGTCAAACACTTCTGTCCCAATGTTCCCATCATCCTCGTAGGCAACAAGAAGGACCTGCGCAATGATGAACACACACGCCGCGAGCTGGCCAAGATGAAACAGGCACGTAGGAAGAACCCCAATGTTTCCCATCTCTACACCAACTCGTCAGATGGTTAACAAACTGGGCTGAGAAATAAAGTTCCACATTAGCCACGAAGCTTTTGGGGAACCGGTCCTAggtctagaccagggatgggcaactttgatgggggtgggggccacaaaatcCGAACTCATCTTGAGGGACCGCAGTTGCCCGGGGgatctgcgtacccacatccatcCCTCCCACATTGTGAGCAAAACATATTAGTGGCCCCCCTCTTGACAGCGGGATACATTGTTGAAGTTttagagttaatttcctgcaattttacacattttgccacaaGGGTGGAAAGAATTGTTAgtagtttttaatatgatatctgagtgagactgactaGTGAAATCTATGGGGCATCTGGCAATGTTCCCTCATTCTTTCCGGCACTGGTTTGCTGAGCGCAAACTTAAACATTGAAAATGAAGTGTTACTTCCAGCgtgtgtttactgtgaacactgcggctgtacccgctttaagttaacAGTTTCCAattaggctactgtggctatatGATCACAATGTGGTCCTACCAGAGTTGCCTACCACCAAAAACAATAtaagaaaatgcatcccataacatttaaacatggaaatagctgttctatcattcagcctacagtagcagccaacgTGTGGTgtttaatgtaggcctacattccacaAGACTTTCGAAAAGAATATGccgggcttgacattaacctgtttatccacttgtccttcagacaaggtgactgaaaatgtttgaTGAAAGAAACCACtttcaaaataaaatgcattgttattcccataccattattacagagaatcagacaattGATACGAGGGCCTTAAAAAGTGCCTACTGGCCGCCAgtttattttaaatatttttatttgaccttttatgtaactaggcaagtcagttagaacagattcttatttataatgacggcctttTCCATCCCTGGCATATACCATTCAACTGTATCACTCTTTCCCCATTATATGGTCAGTGTATTGGTTGTCCTGACAGTGTCTCTTAACTCTGTAGGAGCCAGTGAAGCCAGAGGAGGGCCGCGACATGGCCAACAGGATTGGAGCGTTCGGCTACATGGAGTGCTCAGCCAAGTCGAAGGATGGGGTGCGGGAGGTGTTTGAGATGGCCACCAGGGCGGCGCTACAGGCCCGGAGGGGCAAGAAGAGCAATAAATGTCTCCTGCTGTAGAGTGCATGACAGGACCATGTACCAGGGGCTCTGGCAAGTGTGTGGTTGGAGAAGCACCCGTTTACATCCCACCAAATCCCtgaccccctcctccacccccctcacaCTCGCCGGC
It encodes the following:
- the LOC129830303 gene encoding rho-related GTP-binding protein RhoA-B, with translation MAAIRKKLVIVGDGACGKTCLLIVFSKDQFPEVYVPTVFENYVADIEVDSKQVELALWDTAGQEDYDRLRPLSYPDTDVILMCFSIDSPDSLENIPEKWTPEVKHFCPNVPIILVGNKKDLRNDEHTRRELAKMKQEPVKPEEGRDMANRIGAFGYMECSAKSKDGVREVFEMATRAALQARRGKKSNKCLLL